The window GTAAAAGGAGTTTTCGGATGGCCGGCTATTCATACAAGAACGAATCAGAATGAGCCCACTCCCAAAATTGAAAACATCTTCATCGACTGTGGTGCTACTTCCAAAAAAGAAGTGGAAGAAATGGGAATCTTCGTAGGATGCATGATTACTTATCCGGATGAGTTCTTTGAAATGAACGACAGATATTTTGTATGCAGAGCACTGGACAACAGGATCGGAGGCTTCATGATTGCTGAAGTTGCAAGACTTTTAAAAGAAAATAAAAAATCTATTCCATTCGGGCTTTATATTACTAATTCTGTACAGGAAGAAGTAGGTTTATACGGTGCAGATATGATTGCTGATACTATTAAACCCAATATTGCCATTGTAACTGATGTTACCCACGATACCACCACTCCAATGATTGAAAAGAAGAAAGAAGGAGATCAGAAATGTGGCGCAGGGCCGGTAGTATTTTTTGCTCCAAGTGTTCATCATACGATCAGAGAATTGATTATTTATACTGCAAAAACCAAAAAAATTCCTTTCCAAAGAGCCGCAGCAAGCAGAGCTACAGGAACTGATACTGACGCTTTTGCCCATTCCAACGGCGGAGTACCAAGTGCTTTAATTTCATTACCTTTGCGTTATATGCATACTACGGTAGAAATGGTTGCTAAGGAAGATGTGGCTAATGTTATTAAACTTATCTATGAAACGGTTCTTAGGATCAAACCGGAAATGAAACTGAAGTATCATTAATTAAAATGAAAAATGTCTTTTATCATCTCATTAAGAAACCTACTTTCATCTCTATAGTATTCATTATACTTGCAGGACTTGGAATCCCTTTAATTGTATATCAATTATTTACATTCGATTCCAGTGAAAGTTTAGGAATTACGATCGAAGTCATTTTCCTGATGATTTTATTTGGACTCCTTGTGATTGACAGGTTTTTACTGATAAATATCAACAATAAAAAGTTATCTGTCATAGAAGTGATTTTAATAACAGGATATCTCACCTATTATTATTTTACCCATGACCGTTCATTTTCAATAGGATAATAAAGTAAAAGTATAAAAAGTAAAAATGAAAACGAAGCTTATTGCTCCATCCCTTTTATCTGCAGACTTTGGGAATCTGCAAAGAGATATTGAAATGCTGAACAATTCTCAGGCCGACTGGTTCCACATTGATGTGATGGACGGCAGATTTGTACCTAACATTTCATTTGGTTTTCCGGTGATGAAAACTGTTCAACAGCATGCCAAAAAATTTGTAGATGTTCACCTGATGATTGTGGAGCCTGAGAAATATGTTGATGAATTCATCAACCATGGTGCAGACCTTATTTCCGTTCATTACGAAGCATGTACACATCTTCACAGAACGATTCATCACATTCAGAGTAAAGGAGTAAAAGCGGGTGTCGTTTTAAACCCTTCCACTCCTGTATTAATGCTTGAGGACATCATTGCAGATGTGGATCTGGTATTGTTAATGAGTGTAAACCCAGGATTTGGAGGACAGAAATTCATTGAGAATACTTACAAAAAAATTGCTGAAACCAAAGATCTTATCTTAAGCAACAACTCTACAGCACTGATTGAAATAGACGGTGGTGTGAATCTTGACAACGCTTCTAAGCTTTTTGAAGCCGGAGCTGATGTACTTGTTGCAGGAAATGCTGTTTTCTCAGCGGAAAGCCCTGAGAGAACAATTGAGCTTCTAAAGATTTGATTTAATCATTATCTTAATTATAAAAACAAAAGGCAGCCAATGGCTGCCTTTTCTCTTGTTTGAAATGAAGTCTTCTTGGTTATAAATTTTTTTTCAACATTTTGAAAATGTTAAAGATCTGTTTTGTCTTGCTAACATTACAAAGATCTGAATAAAAGCATACCTATACATCCGTAGAAATACTGAATCTACCATTAAGTATTTTTACTTATTCTGGTTCTTTTTACACTTCCCTGTTCCAAATACAGGCACAGACCACAAAAATGATGGAAATCACAGAAAACATAGTTCTTATATTATTCAGAAAATTCCATCTGTTTTCAAAATTATCGCGCATCTGTCTGATCGCTTCTGTTGTAGAACCGGTAATATCAAACTTATCCAGCACATCATTCATTGGAACATTCCCGGCAACCGTGACTCCAAAAACTCCAATCAAATAGGCCAGTGCTGCCAGCAGAAGAAAAATAAAAACGGGTTGTTGTCCCCGAAACAAAAAAGCAGATAGCGGAAGGAGAATCGCTGTTCCCATAAAGCTCATGAAGAAAACGGGGTTCAGAATTTCCCGGTTGATATTCTGCATGGCTTTCAGATATTCCACATCAGAGAGTTTTCCCAGTCCGAGAACTACCGAACATGAATAGGCATAGAAAAGTCCTCCTATCAGAGCAGTGAGGACAGCAGTAATGATCAATACTAATGTTGTCATTTTCATATATTTTGATTTTGGTTATCAGGATAGAATTAATAAGGATTCCACTTTTTAATGATATTCTGGGCCGTAAGAATCATTTCGGGATCCCAATTATCTGTTTTAAAATAATGGAAATCCTGATCTTTGATGACCGCTGTTCCCACATTGTCAAAAAGAAGCCTGGTAAGCCTCGACTGCTCTTCAAACAACGCCGGATCTTCAACAGGCTTTTTTGAAAATTGTATTTCCTGTTTGCTCCAGCTGCTCTTCTCTCTTTCTTTCCCACCTGAAGCTTCGATCATTGTCTTAACTTTATTGAAATCATTCAGGAAGTTTTCTTTATCCTCTTCTGTTTTCAGCGTATGTCCAAGTCTTTCAATAATAATATATTCCAGATTCTGACACTGTTCCAACACAGAGGGCAAAACAGAAAAGATTGTTTCAGGAATAACATCATCATGAGTGTCTCTTCTCACCTGCTTTTTTCCATACACACTCTCCTGCCAACTCCCTCCGGAAAGATGAATCTCTTTTACCTTATCTAAAGGGTAAAGATCAATTATCTCCTGCATTTCTACTTCAAAATTGCAGGATTGACAGTAAATATTATGAAGATCGAGAATCAGAAAACCATCGGTATCTTCTGTCAGTTTATCAAGAAAAACACCTTGTTCTTTAACATCATCTATGGAAAATGAAAAGGCTAAATTTTCTATACCAACAGGAATATCCACAGCTTCCTGAAGCCTGTACAGTCTGTCTTTTCCTATTTGTAACGTTTTGAGATGCAGAGATACCGGTAATGGTACTCCCTGGTGAAAGTTTTCAGTATTCATGAAACCGAAATGTTCCGTGATATGATTGTATTTCCTCAGACTGACTTCTTCTTTTAGCTTTTGCAACCATTTCCCCTGCCTTTCTGTCCATCTTGCGTCAAACAGGGAATAATAAACGCCATGTCCTATCAAACGGTTATTTTCAGCATAAAAGTTCAGCAGATCACGAAGCCAATCCGGTTCATTGGTATGATAAAGGGTATCAAAAGACCATTCCAGAACATCAATAGCGTTGTTCTGCAGCAATGGCAAAACAGCAGAAACAAAATCAGCTTCTGCCATCATTGATATTCCTAATAGCGGTTTTTTCATTTTTTATCCCATTCCACAGGCCGGGCAGCCATGACCACGAAGAACCAGCGTATCTTTTTTTACGATTGGCTTCGGAGTTCCCGGTTTTTTCTTTTCAACAGTGTCGGGCGCTGTTGCTCTCTTTACTTTTTTTATAGGCTTTTTAGATTTAGCTTCGGGTTTAGTGCTTTGTGCAGAGACTCCTACCGCTAATAAACTCGCCATTAATACTACTGGAATTTTCATAGTTGCTTTTTTTCAGATAAAATTTACAATAAACGTTCCATTTATAAAAATACAACAATAAGTACCATCTTAACATCATTTATAAATAAATATTACAAACTATTTTATGCTTTCATGTTTTCTTTATTTATATTTAATGGCAAAAAAAACTATATATGAAAAGCAGTCTGATTAAAGCTGTTTTCCTTGGGTTGGTATTATCTGCTTATAATATCAGCGCACAGGTTCAAACAGTTGACAACAGCAAGAAAATGGAATGGTTTAAAAATGCTAAACTGGGTATTTTTATTCATTGGGGAATCTACTCCGTGAATGGGATCTCCGAATCATGGTCATTTTTCAACAATTATATTAATCATGAAAATTACATGAAACAGCTGAATGGCTTTTCAGCTTCAAAATACCAGCCCGAACAATGGGTAAACCTGATTAAAGAATCCGGAGCAAAATATGCTGTTATCACAACCAAACACCATGACGGGGTTTCATTGTGGAACTCTAAGGCTGAAAATGCAACCACCATTCCCGGGCAGTCTTTGGCAAAAAAAGATGTTTTAAGTCCTTTTATTTCCGCTTTGAAAAAATCAGGATTAAAAACGGGGCTTTACTTCTCTCTGCCAGATTGGAGCCACCCCTATTATGACATCAATACCCGGACAAAAAA of the Chryseobacterium viscerum genome contains:
- a CDS encoding DUF692 domain-containing protein; this translates as MKKPLLGISMMAEADFVSAVLPLLQNNAIDVLEWSFDTLYHTNEPDWLRDLLNFYAENNRLIGHGVYYSLFDARWTERQGKWLQKLKEEVSLRKYNHITEHFGFMNTENFHQGVPLPVSLHLKTLQIGKDRLYRLQEAVDIPVGIENLAFSFSIDDVKEQGVFLDKLTEDTDGFLILDLHNIYCQSCNFEVEMQEIIDLYPLDKVKEIHLSGGSWQESVYGKKQVRRDTHDDVIPETIFSVLPSVLEQCQNLEYIIIERLGHTLKTEEDKENFLNDFNKVKTMIEASGGKEREKSSWSKQEIQFSKKPVEDPALFEEQSRLTRLLFDNVGTAVIKDQDFHYFKTDNWDPEMILTAQNIIKKWNPY
- a CDS encoding DUF1772 domain-containing protein gives rise to the protein MTTLVLIITAVLTALIGGLFYAYSCSVVLGLGKLSDVEYLKAMQNINREILNPVFFMSFMGTAILLPLSAFLFRGQQPVFIFLLLAALAYLIGVFGVTVAGNVPMNDVLDKFDITGSTTEAIRQMRDNFENRWNFLNNIRTMFSVISIIFVVCACIWNREV
- the rpe gene encoding ribulose-phosphate 3-epimerase, which produces MKTKLIAPSLLSADFGNLQRDIEMLNNSQADWFHIDVMDGRFVPNISFGFPVMKTVQQHAKKFVDVHLMIVEPEKYVDEFINHGADLISVHYEACTHLHRTIHHIQSKGVKAGVVLNPSTPVLMLEDIIADVDLVLLMSVNPGFGGQKFIENTYKKIAETKDLILSNNSTALIEIDGGVNLDNASKLFEAGADVLVAGNAVFSAESPERTIELLKI
- a CDS encoding M42 family peptidase → MKFEKKSLKFLEKYLNTSSPTGYEHKGQEVWMDYIRPYVDKIEVDHYGTCYGIINPEAEFKVVIEAHADEISWYVNYITDDGLIYVIRNGGSDQTIAPSKVVHIHGENGIVKGVFGWPAIHTRTNQNEPTPKIENIFIDCGATSKKEVEEMGIFVGCMITYPDEFFEMNDRYFVCRALDNRIGGFMIAEVARLLKENKKSIPFGLYITNSVQEEVGLYGADMIADTIKPNIAIVTDVTHDTTTPMIEKKKEGDQKCGAGPVVFFAPSVHHTIRELIIYTAKTKKIPFQRAAASRATGTDTDAFAHSNGGVPSALISLPLRYMHTTVEMVAKEDVANVIKLIYETVLRIKPEMKLKYH